The following proteins come from a genomic window of Phycodurus eques isolate BA_2022a chromosome 9, UOR_Pequ_1.1, whole genome shotgun sequence:
- the LOC133408048 gene encoding cysteine-rich and transmembrane domain-containing protein 1-like, with translation MNPDQPPPYPGPSAPVYPAQGQHPQGYPPQGYPPQGYPVNMQQPNPSYPNYPPGPMGSGGPYAGPGQPPYQGYAGQPQYGWQGGPPPGSMYGEPPKNTVYMVEDRRRDNSSDTCLTACWTALCCCCLWDMLT, from the exons ATGAATCCAGACCAGCCCCCCCCATACCCAGGCCCGTCGGCTCCAGTCTACCCAGCTCAGGGCCAGCACCCTCAAGGCTACCCACCTCAGGGTTATCCTCCACAGGGGTACCCTGTAAACATGCAACAGCCTAATCCAAGTTACCCAAACTACCCCCCTGGACCAATGGGTTCCGGAGGCCCCTATGCAGGGCCAGGACAGCCACCTTATCAAGGATATGCTGGACAGCCACAATATGGCTGGCAGGGTGGCCCCCCACCTGGATCTATGTATGGGGAACCTCCTAAAAACACAG TGTACATGGTGGAGGACAGAAGAAGAGACAACTCTTCAGACACGTGCCTGACAGCCTGCTGGACAGCCCTATGTTGCTGCTGTCTCTGGGACATGCTGACTTAA